CATGCAGAATTCAAAAAAGCAGAGACAGACGCAAATTCACAGATCAACAAACTTCTTTCCATCAAAGGAAAAAGAACTGTGGACTCTTTCCATAAAGAACTCGGAAAGATCATGTGGAACAACTGCGGAATGGCAAGGGACGAGAAGAGCCTAAAAGAAGCTCTGGTAAAAATCCCTCAGATCAGAGAAGAATTCTGGCAGAATGTAAATGTTCCAGGTTCCGGGCTTGAGCTAAATCAATCTTTGGAAAAAGCAGGAAGAGTTGCAGACTTCTTAGAATTCGGGGAACTTCTCTGCTTAGATGCTCTCACAAGAGAAGAATCTTGTGGAGGCCATTTCCGTACGGAACACCAGATGGACGACGGAGAGGCAAAACGTGACGACGATAAATTCTGTCATGCCACCGCTTGGGAATGGAAAGGTGTAGGAGCAAAACCTACAGAGCACAGAGAAAAACTGGAATTCGAGAATATCAAACTCGCTACGAGGAGCTACAAATAATGGACCTCAAACTAAAAGTCTGGAGACAAAAAAACGCGAAAGAGAAAGGCAAGATCGTAAATTACGATGCCAAAGGGGTTTCTCCCGATATGTCTTTCTTAGAAATGTTGGATGTAGTCAACGAGGACCTGATCGTAAAAGGAGAAGATCCGATTGCGTTCGAGCATGATTGTAGAGAAGGTATTTGCGGTTCTTGTAATATTATGATCAATGGAGAGGCTCATGGGCCGCTTCCTGGTGTGACTACTTGCCAACTTCATATGAGAAGTTTTAAAGATGGGGACACGATCTTTCTCGAGCCATGGAGAGCAAAAGCATTCCCGGTCGTAAAAGACTTGGTAGTGGATCGAAGCGGTTTTGACAGGATCATCCAAGCAGGTGGATTCGTTAGCATCAATACTGGAGGAGCTCCTGACGCAAACGCATTACCTATCCCTAAAAAAGATGCGGACGTTGCGATGGACGCAGCGACCTGTATCGGATGTGGTGCCTGTGTAGCTTCTTGCAAAAACGCTTCCGCTATGTTATTCGTTTCCGCAAAAATTTCCCACCTTGCACTGCTTCCTCAGGGCCAAGTTGAGAAAAAAGAACGCGTAAAAAACATGGTGAACGCAATGGACAAAGAAGGTTTCGGAAATTGTACAAATCAATACGAATGCGAGGCCGCCTGTCCTAAAGATATCAAACGGGATTTCATCCGAGTTCTTAATAAAGAGTTTATTCTTTCATAAGAATTGTAGTAGAATACCGATTGAAAAAAAGGCCTTCGAATAAGAGGGCCTTTTTTATTTTTGGGAGATATTAGAAAATGGAAGAAATTCCCCCTTGAAGAATACCTCCTTGGTAAACATACAAAATTCTCCCTTCCAACTCTTTTTTTTGCATCATAGATTCAATAATGCTAATGGACTTAACTGCATATATAGGCTCAAGATAAAGTCCGAATCTTTTTTGGAATTCTTTAGATCTTTGTAACCAGAATTTCCCTTGTTTACCGTAGGAAAAATCGCCTTCTAATTTCTCTTTCGGGTCGATTAGTTTTTCCGAGGAAAAATCCATTTGCGAAAGTCGAAGTGACGACATATGAGCCCCTAACCAAGGCAGAAACTTCTGTTTTTGTATTCCGAGACAAATCCCAGTGACTGGAAGTTTTCCCCATAGAATTGCCGAAATCCAAGTAAGCCCTGAGCCGACGTCTAAAACGATTTGATCATACCGAGTGGGATCTATTTCCTCCCAGAGAGAAGTAAGTCCCTGTAAGGCAGTGGGCGTGAATAGATATTCCGGGACTAAGAATTCGTTGGAAGGGGGGAATTTTGTAGTATCTTCGACAGCTTTTTCCCACTCCTTCCTCGTAGGATACAATTCCAATTCAGAAAATTGTTTAGAAATGATAGAAGCAGGAGTAATTAGCCCTGGGTCCCTGGAATATCCCAGGATTTTTGTAGGCACTTCGACAAACCGAAAGAACAAACTGCCTGCTAAAATTGCATTTGAATGCAAATTCCCTTGTAAAATGATCTTATCTATTTCTCCGGACCGGAATTTCGATTCTAAACTTTTATAGAT
The window above is part of the Leptospira licerasiae serovar Varillal str. VAR 010 genome. Proteins encoded here:
- a CDS encoding succinate dehydrogenase/fumarate reductase iron-sulfur subunit, producing MDLKLKVWRQKNAKEKGKIVNYDAKGVSPDMSFLEMLDVVNEDLIVKGEDPIAFEHDCREGICGSCNIMINGEAHGPLPGVTTCQLHMRSFKDGDTIFLEPWRAKAFPVVKDLVVDRSGFDRIIQAGGFVSINTGGAPDANALPIPKKDADVAMDAATCIGCGACVASCKNASAMLFVSAKISHLALLPQGQVEKKERVKNMVNAMDKEGFGNCTNQYECEAACPKDIKRDFIRVLNKEFILS
- a CDS encoding 1-aminocyclopropane-1-carboxylate deaminase, which gives rise to MKDSVLRPRRTGVDSVLKIHSSELFIKREDRIFFSQGTKIRKLIGIYKSLESKFRSGEIDKIILQGNLHSNAILAGSLFFRFVEVPTKILGYSRDPGLITPASIISKQFSELELYPTRKEWEKAVEDTTKFPPSNEFLVPEYLFTPTALQGLTSLWEEIDPTRYDQIVLDVGSGLTWISAILWGKLPVTGICLGIQKQKFLPWLGAHMSSLRLSQMDFSSEKLIDPKEKLEGDFSYGKQGKFWLQRSKEFQKRFGLYLEPIYAVKSISIIESMMQKKELEGRILYVYQGGILQGGISSIF